The window CCTCATCTTCAAATTTTATGTCAATGTCATAGGCGGCAAAATCGAGTTTTTTACTGATAGTTATGGGATTGTTGGGGTTTTTAAGAATTTCAAAAAGATCGTTTTCTGTAAGATTTTCTAAAACAGATCTGACCGGCAGACGGCCAACGAATTCAGATTCAAACCCATACTCGATGAGGTCTTCGGACCTGACATGTTTAAGCAGGTCGATATCTTTCTTAGGGCTGGTGATATTAGCACCAAAACCAATTTCCTGATCTTTTATACGTTTTTTAATAATTGGCGTCAGGTCATTAAAAGCGCCGCTCATGATAAACAATATATTTTTAGTATTGACCGTACGCTTTTCCCTCTTACCGGTTTTACGAAACCGTTCGATTTCCTGTATCATTGAAATGGGGTCATGGGGAACTTTTAAATCGATCTCGGTTTCTTCCATCGGTTTTAACAAAGCTCGCTGGACACCGGTTCTGGATACATCCGCACCGATCAGGTTACGGCTGGATGCAATTTTGTCGATTTCATCAATATATACAATCCCATGCTGGGCAAGCTCTATATCATCATCCGCTTCATGAACCAGATCTCGAATAAGATCTTCCACATCACCGCCCACATAACCTGTTTCGGAAAATTTAGTCGCATCGCCTTTTACAAAGGGAACACCGATTTTTTTTGCGATTAGCTTGATAATGTATGTTTTCCCCACTCCGGTTGGGCCGATCATCAGTACATTATTCTTTATGCTGCCCACCATATCGCTCAAATCATCCGGAGAATCCTGGGCTCGTTTTATTCGATTGAAATGAGTACATATTTTAGTGGCCAGGACCGCCTTGGCCTTGTCCTGCTTGACGATGTACTGGTCAAGATAAGCGATCAGATCTTCAGGCAATAAATCAAAATTGATTTTTTTCACCTTTTGCGGCGATTCTTTGCCTTTTTCAAAAGTCAATTCCTGGGGCAACACCACGGGAGATATCACCTTGACATTATCTTTGAATTTTTTAGATAAAAATTCGCTGATCTCTTTTTCGATCTCCTTGGGAGTCGGTATTTTTTCATTTTGTTTTTCCATAATATCTAACTATAATCATGCCTGATTGAAAATGCAAGCGCAAGCGGTGAAACATACAGGAGAAATCGATTTTTCAAACCCTCCCGGTAATAATCCCCGAATCA is drawn from Thermodesulfobacteriota bacterium and contains these coding sequences:
- a CDS encoding AAA family ATPase translates to MEKQNEKIPTPKEIEKEISEFLSKKFKDNVKVISPVVLPQELTFEKGKESPQKVKKINFDLLPEDLIAYLDQYIVKQDKAKAVLATKICTHFNRIKRAQDSPDDLSDMVGSIKNNVLMIGPTGVGKTYIIKLIAKKIGVPFVKGDATKFSETGYVGGDVEDLIRDLVHEADDDIELAQHGIVYIDEIDKIASSRNLIGADVSRTGVQRALLKPMEETEIDLKVPHDPISMIQEIERFRKTGKREKRTVNTKNILFIMSGAFNDLTPIIKKRIKDQEIGFGANITSPKKDIDLLKHVRSEDLIEYGFESEFVGRLPVRSVLENLTENDLFEILKNPNNPITISKKLDFAAYDIDIKFEDEALRILAKNAFSENTGARGLVSAIERKMLLFEKKLPSKGTKKFPVTAAVIENPETSLEELMESPDEKKISRSFVTLSNQEREFIKAYLKSNKKDLSKKYNLVMTPSRIDIIAEHYTRHIMDTGSTIKKIKSFYDEIKKIELYFFKTHDINIVLEEDAIDYIIEQLVTSETNIDVFYKQLTKDFELGLKLVREKTEKNRFFITRKALLNPESFISELIQDELVKNPL